The following coding sequences lie in one Micromonospora sp. R77 genomic window:
- a CDS encoding replication-relaxation family protein: MTTRDHQLLRWLAEHYVLSTEQITTALFPSRRSARLRLAQLHQMEAVSRFVDVTTGSGQYLYTLGPLGTVVHPTQFNDPNHVDARAPRTSIDRTERIIGSRRLAHLLGTNQLFVDLLGYARTDEHARLARWWSEQHTTAAFAAASYAAGSGTGVQPDGHGIWHARGRTVGFFLEHDNGTEPLGIVLRKLRGYEQLARYGPRYPVLLRVPGRRREQHLLDALAGVPTAMPVATGLHGEHPAGPAWTLTTDPGPRRWLHELPADHGPDNPATNPHRFPDTDPSGPADPEP, encoded by the coding sequence TTGACCACCCGTGATCATCAGCTGTTGCGGTGGCTCGCCGAGCACTACGTGCTGTCCACCGAACAGATCACCACGGCGCTGTTCCCATCGCGTCGCTCGGCCCGGCTCCGACTCGCCCAGTTGCACCAGATGGAGGCGGTCAGCCGGTTCGTCGACGTCACCACCGGCAGCGGCCAGTACCTCTACACCCTCGGCCCGCTCGGCACCGTGGTCCACCCCACCCAGTTCAACGACCCGAACCACGTCGACGCCCGCGCTCCACGCACCAGCATCGACCGCACCGAACGCATCATCGGCAGCCGCCGCCTGGCCCACCTGCTCGGCACCAACCAGCTGTTCGTCGACCTGCTCGGCTACGCCCGCACCGACGAACACGCTCGTCTGGCGCGGTGGTGGTCCGAACAGCACACCACCGCAGCCTTCGCCGCCGCTTCCTACGCCGCCGGCAGCGGCACCGGTGTCCAGCCCGACGGGCACGGCATCTGGCACGCCCGAGGGCGCACAGTCGGGTTCTTCCTCGAACACGACAACGGCACCGAACCCCTCGGCATCGTGCTGCGCAAGCTGCGCGGGTACGAGCAGCTTGCCCGCTACGGGCCCCGCTACCCGGTGCTGCTGCGCGTCCCCGGCCGCCGCCGCGAGCAGCACCTCCTCGACGCCCTCGCTGGGGTGCCCACCGCCATGCCCGTGGCCACCGGCCTCCACGGCGAGCATCCCGCCGGGCCTGCCTGGACGCTGACCACCGACCCCGGGCCGCGCCGCTGGCTGCACGAACTGCCCGCCGACCACGGCCCGGACAACCCGGCCACCAACCCGCACCGCTTCCCCGACACCGACCCCAGCGGCCCCGCCGACCCGGAGCCCTGA